In Sodalis ligni, a single genomic region encodes these proteins:
- a CDS encoding alpha/beta fold hydrolase — protein sequence MSRSSISAALSLFTYKTPAALPATHSNTTYHKVQVDGVGVFYREAGPKDAPTIVLLHGFPSSSRMFDTLIPLLATRYHVVAPDYPGFGQSDAPPPSHYRYTFDHLAETTNRLIEQLKIDRYSLYLQDYGGPIGFRVMLAHPARVQGLIIQNANSYEEGLGPKWQGIKAYWADPKNHPEVPEAFMSLEGTKFRHAGDSPNPECYNPDSWTDEYAFLSRPGEKEIQTALLYDYQTNVAAYPRWQAWLRAHKPPTLVIWGRYDSSFLVPGAEAYQRDVPDAEVQLVDAGHFALDEQVDDIAASLHLFLHKVYR from the coding sequence ATGTCCCGTTCCAGCATCTCCGCCGCGTTGTCTTTGTTTACATACAAGACACCCGCGGCCCTACCTGCCACGCATTCGAACACGACCTATCATAAGGTCCAGGTAGACGGCGTCGGTGTCTTTTACCGCGAAGCAGGCCCCAAGGACGCACCGACCATCGTGTTGCTCCACGGTTTCCCTTCGTCATCAAGGATGTTTGATACGCTGATTCCGCTGCTCGCCACCCGCTATCATGTCGTCGCGCCCGACTATCCCGGCTTCGGACAAAGTGACGCCCCTCCCCCGTCCCACTACCGCTATACGTTCGACCACCTGGCCGAAACAACCAATAGGCTGATTGAGCAATTGAAGATCGATCGCTACAGCCTTTACCTGCAGGATTACGGCGGCCCCATAGGTTTTCGCGTCATGTTGGCGCATCCGGCCCGCGTTCAGGGCCTCATTATTCAAAACGCCAACAGCTACGAAGAGGGCTTAGGGCCCAAATGGCAAGGCATCAAGGCTTATTGGGCCGACCCAAAGAATCATCCGGAAGTGCCTGAAGCCTTTATGTCATTAGAGGGTACAAAATTCCGCCATGCCGGCGATAGCCCAAACCCGGAATGTTACAACCCCGATAGCTGGACGGACGAATACGCCTTTCTTTCCCGGCCCGGCGAAAAGGAGATCCAAACGGCATTGCTGTATGACTATCAGACCAACGTCGCGGCATATCCGCGGTGGCAAGCATGGCTGCGCGCGCATAAGCCGCCGACGCTGGTAATCTGGGGCCGCTACGACAGCTCGTTCCTGGTGCCGGGAGCTGAAGCCTACCAGCGCGATGTGCCTGATGCAGAGGTTCAACTGGTTGATGCCGGTCACTTTGCGCTCGATGAGCAGGTGGATGACATAGCAGCGTCGTTACACCTATTTCTCCATAAGGTGTATCGATGA
- a CDS encoding SymE family type I addiction module toxin, with protein sequence MTMFYKNSRQKPEHMKSHCYTVGYIPNGGRPNARPAINLKGRWRHHCGFTTGKQVTVAIINGQLMLPCHHC encoded by the coding sequence ATGACCATGTTCTATAAAAACAGCCGCCAGAAACCTGAACACATGAAAAGCCATTGTTATACGGTAGGCTACATTCCAAATGGCGGCAGGCCCAATGCCCGGCCCGCCATAAATTTGAAAGGTCGTTGGCGGCATCATTGCGGTTTCACCACCGGAAAGCAGGTGACCGTTGCGATAATAAACGGGCAGCTTATGTTACCTTGCCATCATTGCTGA
- a CDS encoding putative T6SS immunity periplasmic lipoprotein: MTCFITACHLLGDPVDLDYQAKVNIINNEICVTVAAYPEEEVSFIFIEEAGNHSNKLFTPFDNTKVHYRPLQNQCISNKDFNFENEKTYHYTVMLITSDDKFRRFSTSFSLSEIEGNRMITYRKPAIKYRISQ, translated from the coding sequence ATGACTTGTTTTATAACAGCATGCCATTTACTAGGCGACCCTGTAGATCTTGATTATCAAGCGAAAGTGAATATTATTAATAATGAAATTTGTGTAACCGTCGCCGCCTATCCGGAAGAAGAAGTGAGTTTCATATTCATTGAAGAAGCTGGCAATCACAGTAATAAGTTATTTACGCCTTTCGATAATACTAAAGTGCATTATAGACCCTTACAGAATCAATGCATATCCAATAAAGATTTTAATTTTGAGAACGAAAAGACGTATCATTATACAGTGATGTTAATTACTTCAGATGATAAATTTCGACGTTTTTCAACAAGTTTTTCTTTATCTGAAATTGAAGGTAATAGGATGATAACTTATAGAAAACCCGCTATTAAATATAGAATTTCCCAATGA